From the Solea senegalensis isolate Sse05_10M linkage group LG16, IFAPA_SoseM_1, whole genome shotgun sequence genome, one window contains:
- the rbm25a gene encoding RNA-binding protein 25 isoform X2: MSYPPPLNRQQIGLPPPQFAGFATTVPPGTPMIPLHMGVVAPTPTVLLPTPVAIAQKPMTLKKESGIIRAKDTEDGPTTTVFVGNISEKASDMLVRQLLAKCGIVLSWKRVQGASGKLQAFGFCEYKEPESTLRALRLLHELLLGDKKLLVKVDAKTKAQLDEWKAKKKSANGAESSGSKNEDDDEEEVLDEETLRRDQVVKGAIDVLIREYASELNAPSQDPDSQPRKKRKEKKEEDINAMELEDDKRDLISREISKFRDTHKKLEEEKGKKEKERLELERERRERDKERERERERRDREKEKERERERDKERERDRDRERERERDRDRDRERERTKEREREKERSRDVSRDRSRSRERVREDKTRDREGDEEDIYERRRLERRLRDKEAAYQERLKNWEIRERKKGRDYSKDMEREDERRREMMKEAKRLKEFLEDYDDDRDDPKYYRGSALQKRLRDREKETELDERDRKREKEELEEIRQRLLAEGHPDPDAELQRMEEEAERRRQPPLKLEPEEDKIQEKAHRDRDQEKSRGSGKPVEPPPRGPRQHSDDDVEEGEDDYHDGEDSQDVQPQVKPIMRPITTAPSVSSASGNATPNTPDNESPCGIIIPGENTPEVQPPEEHRPKMSLSLKLGATNSPSQPNAGKRKKLVTVESVFNKFDDEEADEQPRKRKLVPLDYGDDDKSLGLDGSDISVAKSSINTEEKRKHIKSLIEKIPTARPELFSYPLDWTMVDSTLMDRRIKPWINKKIIEYIGEEEPTLVDFVCSKVMAHSTPQGILDDVAMVLDEEAEVFIVKMWRLLIYETEAKKIGLAK; encoded by the exons GTACCCCCATGATCCCGTTACATATGGGTGTAGTGGCTCCCACACCCACT GTTCTCCTACCAACCCCTGTTGCCATAGCACAGAAGCCCATGACTCTAAAGAAAGAGTCTGGCATCATCAGAGCCAAGGACACAGAAGATGGACCTACAACTACTGTATTTGTAGGGAACATCTCTGAAAAGGCATCTGACATGTTGGTCAGGCAGCTTCTAGCG AAATGTGGAATCGTCTTAAGCTGGAAAAGGGTCCAAGGTGCCTCTGGAAAACTTCAAG CTTTTGGGTTCTGCGAGTATAAGGAGCCCGAATCTACACTGCGCGCTCTCAGGCTTCTGCATGAGTTGCTCTTAGGTGACAAGAAGTTGTTGGTCAAGGTTGATGCCAAGACCAAGGCCCAGCTGGATGAATGGAAAGCCAAGAAGAAAAGTGCCAATGGG GCAGAAAGTAGTGGGTCAAAGAATGAagacgatgatgaggaggaagttCTTGATGAAGAAACCCTGCGTCGGGATCAGGTCGTGAAGGGGGCGATAGACGTCCTCATCCGAGAGTATGCTAGTGAGCTCAATGCTCCCTCACAGGATCCAGACAGTCAACCTCGCAAGAAGcggaaagagaagaaagaggag GATATCAATGCGATGGAGTTGGAGGATGATAAGAGAGACCTGATATCCAGAGAAATCAGCAAATTCAGGGACACACACAAG AAACtggaagaggaaaaaggaaagaaagagaaggagcgACTGGAGCTCGAGAgggaaaggagagagagggacaaaGAGCGGGAGCGTGAGAGGGAACGCCGCGACCgtgaaaaagagaaggaaagggagagggagagggacaaGGAacgggagagagacagagatcgTGAACGGGAGCGGGAGAGAGACCGAGACCGAGATCGAGAACGGGAGAGGacgaaagagcgagagagagagaaggagaggagtcGAGACGTCAGTAGAGATCGCAGCAGATCGAG agagagggtgagagaagaTAAAACACGAGACCGAGAAGGTGATGAGGAGGACATCTACGAACGGAGGAGACTTGAGAGGAGGCTTCGAGACAAAGAGGCAGCTTACCAAGAA CGTCTTAAAAATTGGGAGATCCGCGAGAGGAAGAAAGGTCGTGACTACAGTAAAGACATGGAGAGGGAGGATGAGAGGCGTCGTGAAATG ATGAAAGAAGCCAAAAGACTGAAAGAATTTCTTGAAGATTATGACGACGACAGAGACGACCCAAAGTACTACAG AGGCAGTGCGTTGCAGAAGCGACTCCgtgacagagaaaaggaaacagagTTGGACGAGCGAGACCggaagagggagaaggaggagctggaggagatcaGACAGAGGCTTCTCGCAGAGGGTCACCCTGACCCTGACGCTGAACTGCAGAGG atggaggaggaggcagagcgCAGACGACAGCCACCTCTGAAACTAGAACCTGAGGAGGATAAGATCCAGGAGAAGGCTCACAGAGATCGGGATCAGGAAAAATCTAGAGGCTCTGGAAAACCGGTGGAACCGCCACCTCGAGGCCCTCGGCAGCATTCAGATGATGAtgtggaggaaggggaggatgACTACCATGACGGAGAGGATTCACAAGATGTCCAGCCACAAGTCAAACCCATCATGCGACCAATCACCACTGCTCCCTCAGTGTCCTCTGCCAGTGGGAATGCGACTCCAAACACACCTGACAACGAATCTCCCTGCGGCATCATCATTCCTGGTGAGAACACTCCGGAGGTCCAACCTCCCGAGGAGCATCGGCCCAAGATGAGTCTCAGTCTCAAACTGG GTGCCACCAACAGTCCCAGTCAGCCCAACGCTGGAAAACGAAAGAAACTGGTGACAGTGGAAAGTGTCTTCAACAAGTTTGATGACGAGGAGGCTGATGAGCAGCCTCGCAAAAGGAAACTGGTTCCGTTAGActatggtgatgatgacaagaGTCTGGGGCTGGACGGGTCGGACATTTCTGTGGCCAAAAGCAGCATCAACACTGAGGAGAAACGCAAGCATATTAAGAGCCTTATTGAGAAGATACCAACTGCCAGACCTGAGCTGTTTTCCTACCCTCTGGACTGGACCATGGTTGACTCG actCTGATGGATCGCCGCATTAAACCGTGGATTAATAAGAAGATTATTGAATACATCGGAGAGGAGGAACCCACTCTTGTTGATTTTGTCTGTTCAAAG gTGATGGCACACAGCACCCCTCAGGGTATTCTTGATGATGTTGCTATG gtTCTCGATGAAGAAGCAGAAGTATTCATAGTAAAAATGTGGAGGCTGTTGATCTATGAAACAGAAGCCAAGAAAATTGGACTGGCGAAATGA
- the rbm25a gene encoding RNA-binding protein 25 isoform X1, whose translation MSYPPPLNRQQIGLPPPQFAGFATTVPPGTPMIPLHMGVVAPTPTVLLPTPVAIAQKPMTLKKESGIIRAKDTEDGPTTTVFVGNISEKASDMLVRQLLAKCGIVLSWKRVQGASGKLQAFGFCEYKEPESTLRALRLLHELLLGDKKLLVKVDAKTKAQLDEWKAKKKSANGAESSGSKNEDDDEEEVLDEETLRRDQVVKGAIDVLIREYASELNAPSQDPDSQPRKKRKEKKEEEDINAMELEDDKRDLISREISKFRDTHKKLEEEKGKKEKERLELERERRERDKERERERERRDREKEKERERERDKERERDRDRERERERDRDRDRERERTKEREREKERSRDVSRDRSRSRERVREDKTRDREGDEEDIYERRRLERRLRDKEAAYQERLKNWEIRERKKGRDYSKDMEREDERRREMMKEAKRLKEFLEDYDDDRDDPKYYRGSALQKRLRDREKETELDERDRKREKEELEEIRQRLLAEGHPDPDAELQRMEEEAERRRQPPLKLEPEEDKIQEKAHRDRDQEKSRGSGKPVEPPPRGPRQHSDDDVEEGEDDYHDGEDSQDVQPQVKPIMRPITTAPSVSSASGNATPNTPDNESPCGIIIPGENTPEVQPPEEHRPKMSLSLKLGATNSPSQPNAGKRKKLVTVESVFNKFDDEEADEQPRKRKLVPLDYGDDDKSLGLDGSDISVAKSSINTEEKRKHIKSLIEKIPTARPELFSYPLDWTMVDSTLMDRRIKPWINKKIIEYIGEEEPTLVDFVCSKVMAHSTPQGILDDVAMVLDEEAEVFIVKMWRLLIYETEAKKIGLAK comes from the exons GTACCCCCATGATCCCGTTACATATGGGTGTAGTGGCTCCCACACCCACT GTTCTCCTACCAACCCCTGTTGCCATAGCACAGAAGCCCATGACTCTAAAGAAAGAGTCTGGCATCATCAGAGCCAAGGACACAGAAGATGGACCTACAACTACTGTATTTGTAGGGAACATCTCTGAAAAGGCATCTGACATGTTGGTCAGGCAGCTTCTAGCG AAATGTGGAATCGTCTTAAGCTGGAAAAGGGTCCAAGGTGCCTCTGGAAAACTTCAAG CTTTTGGGTTCTGCGAGTATAAGGAGCCCGAATCTACACTGCGCGCTCTCAGGCTTCTGCATGAGTTGCTCTTAGGTGACAAGAAGTTGTTGGTCAAGGTTGATGCCAAGACCAAGGCCCAGCTGGATGAATGGAAAGCCAAGAAGAAAAGTGCCAATGGG GCAGAAAGTAGTGGGTCAAAGAATGAagacgatgatgaggaggaagttCTTGATGAAGAAACCCTGCGTCGGGATCAGGTCGTGAAGGGGGCGATAGACGTCCTCATCCGAGAGTATGCTAGTGAGCTCAATGCTCCCTCACAGGATCCAGACAGTCAACCTCGCAAGAAGcggaaagagaagaaagaggag GAGGATATCAATGCGATGGAGTTGGAGGATGATAAGAGAGACCTGATATCCAGAGAAATCAGCAAATTCAGGGACACACACAAG AAACtggaagaggaaaaaggaaagaaagagaaggagcgACTGGAGCTCGAGAgggaaaggagagagagggacaaaGAGCGGGAGCGTGAGAGGGAACGCCGCGACCgtgaaaaagagaaggaaagggagagggagagggacaaGGAacgggagagagacagagatcgTGAACGGGAGCGGGAGAGAGACCGAGACCGAGATCGAGAACGGGAGAGGacgaaagagcgagagagagagaaggagaggagtcGAGACGTCAGTAGAGATCGCAGCAGATCGAG agagagggtgagagaagaTAAAACACGAGACCGAGAAGGTGATGAGGAGGACATCTACGAACGGAGGAGACTTGAGAGGAGGCTTCGAGACAAAGAGGCAGCTTACCAAGAA CGTCTTAAAAATTGGGAGATCCGCGAGAGGAAGAAAGGTCGTGACTACAGTAAAGACATGGAGAGGGAGGATGAGAGGCGTCGTGAAATG ATGAAAGAAGCCAAAAGACTGAAAGAATTTCTTGAAGATTATGACGACGACAGAGACGACCCAAAGTACTACAG AGGCAGTGCGTTGCAGAAGCGACTCCgtgacagagaaaaggaaacagagTTGGACGAGCGAGACCggaagagggagaaggaggagctggaggagatcaGACAGAGGCTTCTCGCAGAGGGTCACCCTGACCCTGACGCTGAACTGCAGAGG atggaggaggaggcagagcgCAGACGACAGCCACCTCTGAAACTAGAACCTGAGGAGGATAAGATCCAGGAGAAGGCTCACAGAGATCGGGATCAGGAAAAATCTAGAGGCTCTGGAAAACCGGTGGAACCGCCACCTCGAGGCCCTCGGCAGCATTCAGATGATGAtgtggaggaaggggaggatgACTACCATGACGGAGAGGATTCACAAGATGTCCAGCCACAAGTCAAACCCATCATGCGACCAATCACCACTGCTCCCTCAGTGTCCTCTGCCAGTGGGAATGCGACTCCAAACACACCTGACAACGAATCTCCCTGCGGCATCATCATTCCTGGTGAGAACACTCCGGAGGTCCAACCTCCCGAGGAGCATCGGCCCAAGATGAGTCTCAGTCTCAAACTGG GTGCCACCAACAGTCCCAGTCAGCCCAACGCTGGAAAACGAAAGAAACTGGTGACAGTGGAAAGTGTCTTCAACAAGTTTGATGACGAGGAGGCTGATGAGCAGCCTCGCAAAAGGAAACTGGTTCCGTTAGActatggtgatgatgacaagaGTCTGGGGCTGGACGGGTCGGACATTTCTGTGGCCAAAAGCAGCATCAACACTGAGGAGAAACGCAAGCATATTAAGAGCCTTATTGAGAAGATACCAACTGCCAGACCTGAGCTGTTTTCCTACCCTCTGGACTGGACCATGGTTGACTCG actCTGATGGATCGCCGCATTAAACCGTGGATTAATAAGAAGATTATTGAATACATCGGAGAGGAGGAACCCACTCTTGTTGATTTTGTCTGTTCAAAG gTGATGGCACACAGCACCCCTCAGGGTATTCTTGATGATGTTGCTATG gtTCTCGATGAAGAAGCAGAAGTATTCATAGTAAAAATGTGGAGGCTGTTGATCTATGAAACAGAAGCCAAGAAAATTGGACTGGCGAAATGA